CCGACGATCGCGACGGACAGGCCGGTCGGAAGGCCCGCGACGCTGTAGTCGGCGAACGGGCTCGCGGCGGCGGCGCTCTCGCTCGCCTCGCCGATGAAGCCCTCGGACTCGGCGACGTACTCGAGGCCGTCGGGGTGCCCGGAGGCCCAGACGCTCACGACGCACGCGACGAGCAGCGCGACGGTGAGCGCCCCGACGGTGAAGGCCCGGGCCGAGATCCGGCGCCGCCCGCGCTGCGCGCTCATGCCCGTGCCTCCCGGCCGGTGGCGGGCCGCACGGCCCGTGCGTAGCGCGCCCCGTAGACGAGGTCGGGGCGGGTCGCGAGGACGGCGGAGACGACGACGGCGGTGATCACCGCCTCGCCGACGCCGATCACCAGGTGCCAGCCGACCATCGCGGCGAAGATCGAGGAGACCGGGACGGAGACGGTCCCGCCGACGACGAAGAGCCCGGCGAACACGGCGGCAGCGACCGGCACGGAGAGGAATGCACCGACCGAGGCCGCGGCGGCGACCGACCAGCGCCGACGCGGCAGGACCGCGACCGCACCGCGGAACACCCACCACCCGACGACGACCGTCACCAGGGCGATGAGGGTGATGTTCGTGCCGACCGCGGTGATCCCGCCGTCGGCGAAGAGCAGCGCCTGGACGATGAGCACGACGCTGAGGCACAGCACCGCCGTGCCGGGTCCGACAAGGACCGCCGCGAGGGCACCTCCCATGAGGTGCCCGCTCGTCCCGGCGCCGACGGGGAAGTTCACCATCTGCGACGCGAACACGACGGTGGCGACGATGCCCACCATGGGAACCTTGCGGTCCTCGTCCCCCTCCCTCCGCGCGATCGGGAGGGAGACCGCGATGCCGGCGGCGGCGACGACGCCGGTCGCGATCGATGTCGGGAGGTCGAGAAATCCGTCCGGAACGTGCATCGCGCGACCCTTTCGTTCCCCCCACTCGCGAATGCGAGCGAGTCGCACTTGCCAATCTAGACCGCCCGCCGAGGCCCGGCCAGCGCTAGCGCCGGCCCGGTGGCCGGGTGACAATCGGAGCCGAGGAGGGCCTGCCGGCAGCGCCTGGGGCCCTCTTGTCTGGAGCCTCTGGGGGGACGGCGAACC
Above is a genomic segment from Georgenia wutianyii containing:
- a CDS encoding energy-coupling factor ABC transporter permease; its protein translation is MHVPDGFLDLPTSIATGVVAAAGIAVSLPIARREGDEDRKVPMVGIVATVVFASQMVNFPVGAGTSGHLMGGALAAVLVGPGTAVLCLSVVLIVQALLFADGGITAVGTNITLIALVTVVVGWWVFRGAVAVLPRRRWSVAAAASVGAFLSVPVAAAVFAGLFVVGGTVSVPVSSIFAAMVGWHLVIGVGEAVITAVVVSAVLATRPDLVYGARYARAVRPATGREARA
- a CDS encoding PDGLE domain-containing protein translates to MSAQRGRRRISARAFTVGALTVALLVACVVSVWASGHPDGLEYVAESEGFIGEASESAAAASPFADYSVAGLPTGLSVAIVGLVGCAVTFAVAWGVGRLTRGRTRER